A genomic window from Punica granatum isolate Tunisia-2019 chromosome 2, ASM765513v2, whole genome shotgun sequence includes:
- the LOC116195118 gene encoding uncharacterized protein LOC116195118, translating into MGLLSNRVDRESLKPGDHIYSWRAAYIYAHHGIYIGDDKVIHFTRRGQEVGTGTFIDFLLVSSSPTQVPCTTCTPAEEDHGVVISCLNCFLSGGILYRFEYSVNPALFLAKARGGTCTLAVSDPPEVVVARAKYLLENGFGCYNVFKNNCEDFAIYCKTGLLVLDNGAIGQGGQVASIIGGPLAAALATPLRLVTTNIYGMAVSAVAMYCANRYAADIGSGMRRDVVKVSAEDLTRRLSTGLLQVIEPLPSVPHSVS; encoded by the exons ATGGGGCTTCTCTCCAACAG GGTCGACAGGGAGAGCTTGAAGCCCGGGGATCACATCTACTCTTGGAGGGCTGCTTACATCTACGCCCACCACG GAATCTATATCGGGGATGACAAAGTCATTCACTTCACAAGGCGGGGACAGGAGGTTGGAACAGGGACATTTATCGATTTTCTCTTAGTGAGCTCTTCCCCAACTCAGGTCCCATGCACAACCTGCACTCCCGCAGAAGAGGATCACGGCGTTGTTATATCCTGCCTAAACTGCTTCTTGTCTGGTGGGATCCTTTACCGGTTTGAGTACTCTGTGAATCCAGCACTCTTTCTGGCTAAAGCACGAGGTGGGACCTGCACACTCGCAGTGTCTGACCCACCAGAGGTTGTGGTTGCTCGAGCAAAGTACCTGCTCGAAAATGGGTTTGGGTGTTATAATGTCTTCAAGAACAACTGCGAGGATTTTGCCATCTACTGCAAGACAGGACTTCTTGTTCTggacaatggagccattggaCAAGGAGGGCAAGTGGCTTCGATAATTGGTGGGCCACTTGCGGCTGCTCTTGCCACTCCTTTGAGGCTTGTGACCACCAATATCTACGGGATGGCAGTTTCTGCTGTGGCAATGTACTGTGCTAATAGGTATGCTGCTGATATCGGGAGTGGTATGAGGAGGGATGTGGTGAAGGTTTCAGCGGAGGATCTCACGAGGAGGCTCTCTACCGGGCTGCTTCAGGTGATTGAACCACTTCCAAGCGTGCCGCATTCAGTCTCTTGA
- the LOC116195161 gene encoding aluminum-activated malate transporter 8 yields MDVESGYGAQRVKADGVQACHWNRVKGIPKTAKDKVVEVGSSIRKLGQDDPRRVIHSLKVGLALTLVSLVYYIRPFYDGYGLSGMWAVLTVVVVFEFTVGGTLSRGINRGCATLLAGTLGVGSQHLACLFGKEGEPIVLGILVFFLGAAATFTRFFPRIKARYDYGVLIFILTYSMVAVSGYRVEDLLLLAHQRLSTVLIGGAICIIVSIFVCPVWAGEDLHKLIAGNIDKLADYLEGFGGEYFQCEDDEIKSKSDKTCLQRHKSILTSKNTEETLANLARWEPCHGRFGFRHPWKQYLKIGALARQCAYQIETLNGYVCSDIQAPEAFKNELQAPCMKVSSEISKALKMCASAIKLMTDPSPAIFHVESSKSAVEELKSALNEIPVEDSMDLLEIVPTATVASVLICVAECVEEISEAVLELSHLAHFKEAEKATVSPENKPSQLLHRGVVNPVVDGGNGTDCVVIEVPKLADCSAGTAGGNPRAPKSNPSPPLKS; encoded by the exons ATGGACGTCGAATCTGGCTACGGAGCTCAGAGGGTGAAAGCCGATGGGGTGCAAGCTTGTCATTGGAACCGAGTTAAGGGCATTCCTAAGACGGCCAAGGATAAGGTTGTCGAGGTCGGAAGTAGCATAAGGAAGCTAGGACAGGATGACCCAAGACGAGTGATCCACTCGCTCAAGGTCGGGTTGGCCCTCACCCTGGTCTCCCTCGTGTACTACATCAGGCCTTTCTATGACGGATACGGTCTCTCGGGAATGTGGGCTGTGCTGACTGTAGTTGTTGTCTTTGAATTTACTGTTG GTGGAACCCTAAGCAGAGGAATAAATAGAGGATGCGCGACTTTGCTAGCTGGAACTTTAGGAGTCGGGTCTCAACACTTGGCATGTCTTTTTGGAAAGGAAGGAGAACCCATCGTCCTCGGCATCCTTGTTTTCTTTCTAG GTGCAGCAGCCACATTCACACGATTCTTCCCAAGGATAAAGGCGAGGTATGACTATGGCGTCCTTATATTCATACTGACGTACAGCATGGTGGCTGTTTCGGGCTATCGAGTGGAGGATCTCCTGCTGCTTGCCCACCAGAGGCTATCGACCGTTCTAATTGGAGGAGCAATATGCATAATCGTGTCCATTTTCGTGTGCCCAGTGTGGGCCGGTGAAGACCTCCACAAGCTCATCGCTGGCAACATCGACAAGCTCGCAGACTACCTAGAAG GGTTTGGAGGAGAATATTTTCAATGTGAGGATGATGAAATCAAGTCTAAGAGTGACAAGACATGTCTTCAACGACATAAGAGTATCCTAACTTCGAAGAACACTGAAGAAACCTTG GCGAATTTGGCGAGATGGGAACCGTGTCATGGCCGATTCGGGTTCCGCCACCCATGGAAGCAATATCTGAAGATCGGGGCCCTCGCCCGACAATGTGCCTATCAGATCGAAACCCTCAATGGATATGTTTGCTCTGACATCCAA GCGCCAGAAGCATTCAAGAACGAACTTCAAGCTCCATGCATGAAGGTTAGTTCTGAAATAAGCAAGGCTCTGAAGATGTGCGCGTCTGCTATCAAGCTAATGACCGATCCATCCCCTGCAATCTTCCACGTCGAGAGCTCGAAATCTGCAGTTGAAGAGCTGAAGTCTGCTCTCAACGAGATACCAGTCGAGGATAGTATGGACCTCCTTGAAATCGTCCCAACTGCCACAGTGGCTTCGGTGCTGATCTGCGTGGCCGAGTGTGTAGAAGAGATCTCCGAGGCAGTCCTCGAGCTGTCGCACCTGGCCCACTTCAAGGAGGCTGAGAAAGCAACGGTTTCCCCAGAGAATAAGCCATCCCAGCTGCTCCACCGGGGAGTCGTGAACCCGGTGGTCGATGGCGGAAACGGGACGGACTGCGTGGTGATTGAGGTGCCCAAGCTGGCAGATTGTTCTGCTGGGACGGCTGGTGGGAACCCTCGGGCACCGAAATCCAACCCGAGCCCACCATTGAAGTCGTAA
- the LOC116198059 gene encoding uncharacterized protein LOC116198059, producing MGLLSNRVARESLKPGDHIYSWRTAYIYAHHGIYIGDDKVIHFTRQGQEVGTGTFIDFLLVSSSPTQVPCTTCTPAEEDHGVVVSCLNCFLSGGILYRFEYSVSAALFLAKARGGTCTLAVSDPPEFVVARAKYLLEYGFGCYNVFKNNCEDFAIYCKTGLIVLDNVAFGQGGQVPSIIGGPLVAAPATLLTLVTTNIYGMAVATVSAVATYCVNRYVADVGSGKRRNVVKVSVEDLTRKLSTGLLQAIEPPPGAPHSVS from the exons ATGGGGCTTCTCTCCAACAG GGTCGCCAGGGAGAGCTTGAAGCCCGGGGATCACATCTACTCTTGGAGGACTGCTTACATCTACGCCCACCACG GAATCTACATCGGGGATGACAAAGTCATTCACTTCACAAGGCAGGGACAGGAGGTTGGAACAGGGACATTTATCGATTTTCTCTTAGTAAGCTCTTCCCCAACTCAGGTCCCATGCACAACCTGCACTCCTGCAGAAGAGGATCACGGCGTTGTTGTATCTTGCCTAAACTGCTTCTTGTCTGGTGGGATCCTTTACCGGTTCGAGTACTCTGTGAGTGCAGCACTCTTTCTGGCTAAAGCACGAGGTGGGACCTGCACACTCGCAGTGTCTGACCCACCAGAGTTTGTGGTTGCTCGAGCAAAGTACCTGCTCGAATATGGGTTTGGGTGCTATAATGTCTTCAAGAACAACTGTGAGGATTTTGCCATCTACTGCAAGACAGGACTTATTGTTCTGGACAATGTAGCCTTTGGACAGGGAGGGCAAGTGCCTTCGATAATAGGTGGGCCACTTGTGGCTGCTCCTGCCACTCTTTTGACGCTTGTGACCACCAATATCTACGGGATGGCAGTTGCTACAGTTTCTGCTGTGGCAACGTACTGTGTTAATAGGTATGTTGCTGATGTCGGGAGTGGCAAGAGGAGGAATGTGGTGAAGGTTTCAGTGGAAGATCTCACGAGGAAGCTCTCTACCGGGCTGCTTCAAGCGATTGAACCACCCCCAGGTGCACCGCATTCAGTCTCTTGA